From Variimorphobacter saccharofermentans, one genomic window encodes:
- a CDS encoding endonuclease MutS2: protein MNEKALRTLEFHKIIDKLVTLAGTVHGKELCAKLLPNENLATIQQLQKETTDALSRILRRGSVSFNGIHDIRPSIMRLKVGSALGAVELLHISSDLDATLRLKAYGGYTGKDNEEQTEDSLTEYFVNLEPLTPLNNEIKRCIISEEEIADDASPALKTVRRSIRNTNDRIHSELSSILNSSRTLLQEAIITMRNGRYCLPVRAEYKNQFPGMIHDQSSTGSTLFVEPMAIVRLNNELKELSIKEQEEIEKVLADLSNQAAEYAESLEYNFATLSQLDFIFARASLSKLMKGSEPKFNQDGILNIKKGRHPLIDAKKVVPIDIMLGRDFNMLIITGPNTGGKTVSLKTVGLLTLMGQAGLHIPAFDGSELAVFREVFADIGDEQSIEQSLSTFSSHMTNIVKILESADENSLVLFDELGAGTDPTEGAALAMSILSHLHKRRIRTMATTHYSELKVYALSTEGVSNACCEFNVETLRPTYRLLIGIPGKSNAFAISSKLGLPDYIIQDAKDLIGKQEKSFEDLISDLEASRITIEKEQEEISRYKEEIEQLKKNLTRKNESIEANRDRLLKEAKEQAAKILQEAKEYADQSIRRYNKWLQDGGNIKDMEAERSSLRERLSGNDITNTKSKQKSKKSATSAKDLRIGSSVNVISLGLKGTVSTLPNAKGDLFVQMGILRSQVNISDIELIEDEDIVAPGYSKTQSGKIKLSKSASIHPEINLIGKTVDEALPELDKYLDDAYLAHLPQVTVIHGRGTGALKNAIHAHLKKLKYVKTFRVGGFGEGDHGVTIVEFK from the coding sequence ATGAACGAAAAAGCATTAAGAACTCTTGAATTTCATAAAATTATTGATAAATTAGTAACTTTAGCTGGTACTGTTCATGGAAAGGAGCTTTGTGCAAAGTTACTACCCAATGAGAATTTGGCTACCATCCAGCAATTGCAAAAAGAAACTACGGACGCACTATCTCGAATTCTGAGAAGAGGCAGTGTATCCTTTAACGGTATCCATGATATCCGCCCCTCCATCATGCGCCTGAAGGTTGGGTCCGCATTAGGAGCAGTGGAGCTTCTTCATATTAGCTCCGATCTGGATGCTACACTACGGTTAAAAGCATATGGAGGATATACGGGCAAGGACAACGAAGAGCAAACAGAAGACTCTCTCACAGAGTATTTTGTAAATCTCGAGCCTCTGACTCCCTTGAACAATGAAATAAAGCGTTGCATTATTTCCGAGGAGGAGATTGCAGATGATGCAAGTCCTGCACTTAAGACGGTCAGACGCTCCATTCGTAATACCAACGACCGCATCCACAGTGAGCTGTCTTCGATATTGAATTCCTCCCGTACCTTGCTTCAGGAAGCAATTATCACCATGAGAAATGGCCGTTATTGTCTGCCAGTACGTGCCGAATACAAAAATCAATTTCCGGGTATGATCCATGATCAATCCTCTACTGGCTCCACTCTATTTGTGGAACCGATGGCAATTGTACGCCTGAACAACGAGTTAAAAGAGCTCTCGATTAAAGAGCAGGAAGAAATTGAGAAGGTATTAGCAGACCTGAGTAATCAGGCTGCAGAATATGCCGAGAGCTTGGAATATAACTTTGCAACATTATCACAGCTTGATTTCATATTTGCCAGAGCTTCTTTATCAAAGCTTATGAAAGGCTCTGAACCCAAATTTAATCAGGACGGTATTCTTAATATTAAGAAGGGTCGTCATCCATTAATCGATGCAAAGAAGGTAGTTCCCATTGATATCATGCTGGGCAGAGATTTTAACATGCTGATCATAACCGGTCCCAATACCGGAGGTAAGACGGTCTCTCTTAAGACGGTGGGATTACTTACCTTAATGGGACAGGCAGGTCTTCATATTCCAGCTTTTGACGGTTCGGAACTGGCTGTCTTTCGAGAGGTGTTTGCCGATATCGGTGATGAGCAAAGTATTGAGCAAAGCTTAAGCACCTTTTCCTCCCACATGACGAATATCGTGAAGATTCTTGAGTCTGCTGATGAGAACTCACTTGTTTTATTCGATGAACTGGGTGCGGGTACTGATCCCACAGAGGGAGCAGCCCTTGCTATGTCTATTCTGTCCCATCTCCACAAGAGAAGAATTCGTACCATGGCTACGACCCACTACAGTGAATTGAAGGTGTATGCTTTGTCAACAGAGGGTGTATCCAATGCCTGCTGTGAGTTCAATGTGGAAACCCTTCGTCCGACTTACCGTCTACTAATCGGTATCCCTGGTAAAAGTAATGCCTTTGCCATTTCCTCAAAGCTCGGTCTTCCGGATTATATCATTCAGGATGCTAAAGATTTGATCGGAAAGCAGGAAAAGAGTTTCGAGGATCTGATCAGCGATCTGGAAGCAAGTCGTATTACCATTGAGAAGGAACAGGAAGAAATCTCGAGATATAAAGAGGAAATCGAGCAGTTAAAGAAAAATCTGACACGTAAGAATGAATCGATAGAAGCTAACCGTGACCGACTTTTGAAGGAAGCGAAAGAGCAGGCAGCAAAGATATTACAGGAAGCAAAGGAATACGCCGATCAAAGCATTCGCCGCTATAATAAATGGTTACAGGATGGCGGCAATATCAAGGATATGGAGGCAGAACGCAGCTCGCTGCGCGAACGCCTAAGCGGTAACGATATTACTAATACAAAATCAAAACAGAAAAGTAAAAAGTCTGCTACCTCAGCCAAGGACCTGCGTATTGGTTCTTCTGTCAATGTAATCAGCTTAGGTCTGAAAGGAACGGTAAGTACGCTTCCCAATGCCAAAGGGGACTTATTTGTACAGATGGGTATTCTCCGTTCCCAGGTTAATATCAGTGATATTGAACTCATAGAGGACGAAGACATCGTTGCTCCTGGATATAGCAAAACACAGAGTGGCAAGATAAAGTTGAGCAAATCCGCTTCCATTCATCCGGAGATCAATCTGATCGGAAAGACTGTTGATGAGGCACTTCCTGAGCTGGATAAATATCTGGATGATGCCTACCTTGCACATTTACCGCAGGTAACCGTAATTCACGGAAGAGGAACAGGTGCACTGAAAAATGCTATCCATGCGCATCTGAAAAAGCTTAAGTACGTTAAAACATTCCGGGTCGGAGGCTTTGGTGAGGGCGACCACGGTGTAACCATTGTAGAGTTTAAATAA
- a CDS encoding response regulator transcription factor, translating to MISKQKILIVDDDVNIAELISLYLTKECFDTLIVNDGEAAIREFSSYQPNLVLLDLMLPGIDGYEVCREIRKTSSVPIIMLSAKGEIFDKVLGLELGADDYVIKPFDSKELVARVRAVLRRFHPTPKEVAEQPTPTGEYVAYPDLIINLSNYSVQYYGDNIEMPPKELELLYFLASNPNQVFTREQLLDHIWGYEYFGDTRTVDVHIKRLREKIKDHQDWSLSTVWGIGYKFEAKGGKK from the coding sequence ATGATATCCAAGCAAAAAATATTAATCGTTGATGACGATGTTAATATTGCAGAGCTGATTTCCTTATATCTTACAAAAGAATGCTTTGACACCTTGATTGTAAATGACGGGGAAGCAGCCATCCGCGAGTTTAGCTCCTATCAACCGAATTTGGTTCTACTAGACCTCATGCTTCCGGGAATCGATGGTTATGAAGTATGTCGAGAAATACGAAAAACCTCATCCGTACCGATTATCATGCTCTCTGCAAAGGGCGAAATCTTTGACAAAGTCTTAGGTCTTGAGCTGGGTGCTGATGACTATGTTATTAAGCCCTTTGATTCCAAAGAATTAGTTGCCAGAGTCCGGGCCGTTCTACGACGATTTCATCCCACTCCGAAGGAAGTGGCGGAACAGCCCACACCGACTGGAGAATACGTTGCTTATCCAGATTTAATCATTAACTTAAGTAATTACTCCGTACAATACTATGGAGACAATATAGAAATGCCACCGAAGGAGTTGGAATTGTTATATTTCCTAGCCTCTAACCCCAATCAGGTATTCACAAGAGAACAGCTTCTGGATCATATCTGGGGATATGAGTATTTTGGGGATACCCGTACTGTGGATGTTCACATAAAGCGTCTTCGAGAGAAAATAAAGGATCATCAGGATTGGAGCTTATCCACCGTCTGGGGAATCGGATATAAATTTGAAGCTAAGGGCGGTAAGAAATAA
- a CDS encoding sensor histidine kinase, producing the protein MKKTLWSRLIICYLVAAVMVFLLLNTYGMKLLEKRLKKDKFDLLYKEAKLISSEYLDYFHNPDLTLENLSTPLQSIQNFLNIRVWIVNPKGMILADSSDAGNAEYKNVYDMDPILLEKTSSENNYFEGIFKEPMISVTQSVIYNYKVRGYIILHTPMKTVTDESTYYLDVINICFLVFLPMLLVLFLYIYNITARPLQNLMKAAKEYSLGNYNYALVLKGLSEYRNLGAALSYMAGEISKLDDYQKKFVANISHDFRSPLTSIKGYVTAIMDGTIPYEMQEKYLNIILFETERLTKLTSNLLELNSFDNHGALLDIVSFDINHIIKKTAESFEGACRDKKITLNLVFSSKETFVDADMGKIQQVLYNLIDNAIKFSHNNSKIKVSTEEKGEKVFVSVKDYGIGIPKESIKKVWERFYKTDPSRGKDKKGTGLGLSITKEIIQAHNENINVVSTEGVGTEFVFSLTRSAE; encoded by the coding sequence ATGAAGAAAACACTATGGTCTCGACTCATAATATGTTATCTTGTTGCGGCAGTCATGGTTTTTCTGCTCCTTAATACCTATGGTATGAAGCTACTGGAGAAGCGTCTTAAGAAAGATAAATTTGATCTTCTTTACAAAGAAGCAAAGTTGATTTCATCAGAATATCTGGATTACTTTCATAACCCAGATCTAACCCTTGAGAACTTATCTACTCCTTTACAGTCCATTCAGAATTTTCTGAATATCCGTGTATGGATCGTAAACCCAAAGGGCATGATTCTCGCCGATTCATCGGATGCGGGAAATGCCGAATATAAAAATGTCTATGATATGGATCCCATACTATTAGAAAAAACAAGCTCTGAGAATAATTATTTTGAAGGCATATTCAAGGAGCCCATGATTTCTGTAACACAATCTGTAATCTATAACTATAAGGTCAGAGGCTATATTATCCTACATACACCGATGAAGACAGTTACGGATGAATCCACCTATTATCTGGACGTAATCAATATATGCTTCCTTGTCTTCCTTCCGATGCTATTGGTACTATTCCTCTATATCTATAATATAACAGCCAGACCACTTCAGAATTTAATGAAGGCTGCCAAAGAATACAGCCTGGGTAACTACAATTATGCTCTTGTTCTAAAAGGCTTGAGCGAATATCGAAACCTTGGTGCTGCCCTATCCTATATGGCAGGTGAAATAAGCAAGCTGGATGATTACCAGAAGAAATTTGTCGCAAATATTTCCCATGATTTTCGTTCTCCGCTTACTTCCATCAAGGGGTATGTAACTGCAATCATGGATGGAACAATCCCCTATGAGATGCAGGAAAAATATTTGAACATAATTTTATTTGAAACAGAACGCCTAACAAAGCTAACTTCCAATTTACTGGAGCTGAATAGCTTTGATAACCATGGAGCATTACTTGATATAGTTTCCTTTGATATTAACCATATTATCAAGAAAACGGCTGAAAGCTTCGAAGGAGCTTGTAGGGATAAGAAAATAACGCTGAACCTGGTCTTTTCTTCAAAAGAGACCTTTGTCGATGCAGACATGGGTAAAATCCAACAGGTATTATACAATCTAATCGACAACGCCATTAAATTCAGTCACAACAATTCCAAGATCAAGGTTTCCACAGAAGAAAAAGGCGAAAAAGTATTCGTGTCCGTCAAGGACTATGGAATCGGAATTCCCAAGGAATCCATTAAAAAGGTCTGGGAACGTTTCTATAAGACGGACCCCTCCCGTGGTAAGGACAAAAAAGGAACCGGCCTTGGTCTATCCATCACCAAAGAAATCATTCAAGCTCATAACGAGAACATCAATGTAGTCAGCACCGAAGGTGTTGGCACCGAGTTTGTGTTCTCTCTGACACGGTCAGCTGAGTAA
- the cas2 gene encoding CRISPR-associated endonuclease Cas2, whose amino-acid sequence MLVLITYDVNTESNAGKTRLRKVAKQCVNHGQRVQNSVFECIMDYTQCRELQDILEKIIDKEKDSLRFYFLGNNYKSKIIHIGAKKSFDMEGPLII is encoded by the coding sequence ATGCTAGTATTAATAACATATGATGTTAATACAGAATCAAATGCAGGTAAGACAAGGCTACGAAAGGTAGCTAAACAATGTGTAAACCATGGCCAACGTGTACAAAATTCTGTATTTGAATGTATCATGGATTATACACAATGTAGGGAACTTCAAGATATATTAGAGAAAATAATCGACAAAGAAAAGGATAGCTTGAGATTTTACTTCTTAGGAAATAATTATAAAAGTAAGATTATACATATTGGAGCGAAAAAATCTTTTGATATGGAAGGACCTCTAATAATTTGA